The Erythrolamprus reginae isolate rEryReg1 chromosome 6, rEryReg1.hap1, whole genome shotgun sequence DNA segment TCATAAAATGGGTCACAGAAGGTATGAATAAAGATAGAATAAACTCGACCAATGCACTGGATCTCAATTAGGTAACTTCTGATACAAGGCACCACAGCCCAGATGTGGAAGAATGACAAAATGGCAAAAAAGATGCCCCAGATAAGAGCCATGGGGATGCCAAAGATTGCAGCCAATAAGCGATAAAACCAGTATTTTGTTACAGTGAAGGTGGTGAAACTGGCCTTCCAGATTCCATCGAAACTGTGTGTTCCTGCAGGTTCGGCAATCACATCTTCAAAGTCAATCTATACACAAAAGATGACATAAGTTAGAATGAAACTCATAGCAGTTGCTCCGACACATTCACTTTTCAGTCACAATCAGTGGTATCCCCAAGTGGAGACCAAAAACATCAAGGTGGCACTCCCAGCATGAGATTGAAATCCCATTTCTTTTTTATGAATGTTGCATAATACGGACATTTTTCAGCTCTGCTGAGGTTGCCCCTGGCCACAAGCTAAATAAATGGACAAATATTTCAATGCTACATATGAAAAAGAAAGCCACATTCCACATTCCCTTTCAAATCTGATTTCCACACCAGAATTTTTACCTACATCCTAAAAGCTAATTACATTTACATCTTCTGCAGCCTGCAGAGCAAAATAGCAATCATGCGTTATTCACACTTTTTATACTTGAAATGCTGAAGGGATGGAACTATAGTAGAAAGATCAAACCAGTAAGTTCAATTATGCTTTTCAGCAAAATTTGTATACACTATATCAGCAAGGAATAAGAGGGTGAATAGAGTGCTACACAGCTTAGATTTCTGCATTGACAATTCTATGGAGAAAAACAGATCCTCCACTGAAACCTTTTTAGAGCTTTTAAAATGGTTCTGAAGAGGAAGACCTGCTGGATTTATAAAGGCATCTTGAATCTCAATACCAGCAGGCGCCAAGAACATGCTTAGAATATAATTCTGTGAGCTCAGCAGGCCGACCAAAAAAATATAAGTATTCTTCAATAGTAACAAAGCTAGCCAATTAGGTCATAAAATTGGTCATCACATAACTGacccaattttacaatatattatTTTCAGCAGGTGTAAagcaaatacaggtaatccttgatttacaacagttcatttagtgaccattcagagttaaaatactgaaaaagtgacttaggactatttttcatgatcaaaattcagatgcttgccaaccgcttcatatttataatggttgcagtgtcctggatcatgtgatcagaaaccttctgacaagccaaatcaatggggaagccagattcacttaacaaccatattactaacttaacaaattcaATGAGTCGCTTAACAATTGTTGCAAGAAaactcgtaaaatggggcaaacacacttaacaaatgtttcatttagcaataTAATTTTGGGTATGTGGTCCAAAACTGTGGTCATAACTTGAGGGCCATctatacttaattataaagtgAATTATTCActctggggcttttttttgctgaaaactggaagtaaatgctAATTTTTGGCAAAACATTGCAAACACTGGTCATATAACTTGCGGAATACTGTAAAACACTGTAAAAGCAAGCTGATTGATGAGTCCCCAAAATTTGGTCatctaaaccagcgtttcccaaccggtgtgccgcggcacactagtgtgccgcgagacaccgccaggtgtgccgcggctcctgcccgatgccatggtttctggcgctctcctgctgggccccaaagaaggaaggcaggaagaaggagagcttcattcttcgcgcctttttcccgccttccttctttggggcccagcaggagagcgccagaaaccgcggcatcgagcagtaaccgggaggtcggaggcaccggcacggcagcgccccgcccagctggagtttccctgtcgtcgtcggcacacctggccgtgtcgtcgtcggcaagtgtcctttggggcccggcgggagggcactggcggtgggagtgggggggcgctgcagcggcgcaggcagtcgcggggagatggtggGGGcgggggtggcggctgcagcggccccaggcaccgttccctgtaggcttttccaggggcgcgcagggagccacggccacccgcccgcctgccggatttccctccgcgcggctggggaggtggattcgccgcccccgccagcccgatctccctccattGGCTGAtgacgcagatctaccgccctcgccagcctgatctccctccgtgggggggggggggcgatgaaccgacgaccgggggctgtccgtccatgttgggtggtgcagggcaggcacaggcagccccaggggagaacaagggagggagagaaaggaaagagagagaaagggagggagagaaaattgaatgaaggagggagggaaagaaagagtaagaagtagaaaggatagagaaaaaggaagagaaggggagggagagaaaggaaagagagagaaagggagggagagaaaattgaatgaaggagggagagaaagaaagagtaagaagtagaaaggatagagaaaaaggaagagaaagggagggggagaaaggaaagagggaggaaggggggagagaaagaagatatgaaggagggagaaaaagaaagagagataggaaggaaagagggagagaaaggaatgagagagaaagggagggagagaaagggaatgaaagagggagaaggggtgaaagatagaaaggatagacagaaagggagagaaaggaaagagagaaagggagggagaggaaggaaagagagatgagagaggaaggaggagacagaaagagaggaaggaaggaagagagaaagaaagagggatggagagagaaaggaaggaagagagagaaagagggagggagagagaaatagagcgaaagggaggaagagatattttttttgtccaaactttttttagcgccccccccctccatgttccccaggattttgaaaatatgaaaaatgtgccgcggctccaaaaaggttgggaaacactgatctaaaccatAGTGGTGGGTGGCCATCAGAAGTTCTGCCAAGCTAGTAAAGATGGCAGAGGAGGATTCTTCTACTAATTGTTAAAAGACaataggatgggataggataggataggataggagagttggaagagaccttgcaggtcttctagtccaattccctgcttaggcaggataccctaacccagtgatggcaaatcttttttccctcaggttccgaaagagcgtgcatgcacacTATCGTGCTTGCaggagtgcccatacccataattcaatgcctggggagggtgaaaacagcttcccccgccccctggaggccctctggaggccagaaacagcctgttttccaacttctggtggggccagtaggcttatgtttcacactccccaggctccaaaggctttcctggagatggaggagggtaaaaacaccctcccccatccccaaaaGGCTCTCTGAaagtcaaccccccccccagagcccagtgtgatccaaaaatcagctggctggcacacacatgcacattggagctgagctagggcaacagctcatgtgccagcaaacacgactctgcgtgccacctgcagcacccgtgccataggttcaccattgctGCCctaaccacttcagacaaatggctatccaatctcttctttaaaactttcactgttggagcatttacaacttctagagacaagttgttccactgattaattgttctaactgtcaggaaatttctccttagttctagattgcttctctccttgattagtttccatgcactgcttcttgtcctgcccttaggtgctttggaaaacagtttgactccttcttctttgtggcagcccctgagatattggaacactatcatgtcaccccagtccttattttcataagactagacatatccagttccagcaatcattttagcctccagtcccctttaTCACAtttgttggtcttctctgcactctttctagagtctcaacatcttttttacatcctggtgaccaaaactag contains these protein-coding regions:
- the CAV1 gene encoding caveolin-1 isoform X2, with product MADEFSEKEFQDVHTKEIDLVNRDPKHLNDEVVKIDFEDVIAEPAGTHSFDGIWKASFTTFTVTKYWFYRLLAAIFGIPMALIWGIFFAILSFFHIWAVVPCIRSYLIEIQCIGRVYSIFIHTFCDPFYEAVGKIFSSIKATVRKEA
- the CAV1 gene encoding caveolin-1 isoform X1, whose protein sequence is MSGSKYVDSEGFLYTGPIREQGNIYKPNNKVMADEFSEKEFQDVHTKEIDLVNRDPKHLNDEVVKIDFEDVIAEPAGTHSFDGIWKASFTTFTVTKYWFYRLLAAIFGIPMALIWGIFFAILSFFHIWAVVPCIRSYLIEIQCIGRVYSIFIHTFCDPFYEAVGKIFSSIKATVRKEA